One genomic region from Spirochaeta lutea encodes:
- a CDS encoding DUF4037 domain-containing protein: MHKVDDAIKRVVQTVSQWEGVDTITVMDYSKDIYDPYFFVSLDVYYQGAVPREEVRRSAFTFAGGFEAGRNSTKDRFFIEELPFRIEYKSLHRFEALVTGGSGGQAGAPVSKISATQMRDTGTYSLYRLAHARILFQRTDWIERMRSQLSQVPDSFWEAVRAAAQVKMEHHLSDLGAAALRGDSLFFTISAAGFLKSLCRTVYAINRCFEPSVRIMSTHILTLQTLPEAFAGTLDNFTRSNETSLNRKYEIAQLLAKRILGL; the protein is encoded by the coding sequence ATGCACAAGGTAGACGACGCAATCAAGAGGGTAGTACAAACCGTATCACAGTGGGAAGGCGTTGATACCATTACCGTCATGGATTATTCCAAGGATATCTATGATCCGTATTTTTTTGTGAGTTTGGATGTGTATTATCAGGGTGCGGTGCCCCGGGAAGAGGTGCGCCGCAGTGCGTTTACCTTTGCCGGGGGGTTTGAGGCCGGGCGAAACTCCACCAAGGACCGTTTTTTTATCGAAGAGCTTCCCTTTCGTATCGAGTATAAGAGCCTACACCGGTTTGAAGCCCTGGTAACCGGGGGGTCGGGCGGCCAGGCCGGGGCCCCTGTGTCAAAAATTTCTGCCACCCAGATGCGGGACACGGGAACCTATTCTCTCTACCGGTTGGCCCATGCCCGGATTCTCTTCCAGCGTACCGATTGGATCGAGCGGATGCGCAGCCAGCTTTCCCAGGTGCCCGATAGCTTTTGGGAGGCGGTTCGTGCTGCAGCCCAGGTGAAGATGGAGCATCATCTCAGCGATCTGGGGGCCGCCGCCCTCCGGGGGGATAGCCTGTTTTTCACCATCTCGGCTGCCGGATTTTTGAAGAGTCTTTGCCGGACGGTCTACGCGATTAACCGGTGTTTCGAACCATCGGTGCGCATCATGAGTACCCACATTCTGACCCTGCAAACCCTGCCGGAGGCCTTTGCCGGTACCCTGGATAATTTTACCCGGAGCAACGAAACCTCACTAAATAGGAAGTATGAGATAGCCCAGCTTCTTGCCAAGCGTATCCTGGGGTTATAA
- a CDS encoding dihydroorotate dehydrogenase electron transfer subunit, producing the protein MHHLHATVIHNRPAARGYLSLRFSWPETSPVPKPGQFLTIRVSDSPVPLLRRPFAFSDTGDGWAEILYEKRGTATTLLGGLQQGDSLDLLGPLGNSFSPPREHRRPVLIGGGIGMGPVLYWSRILAAQGYRPLLIIGARDKGLIPDLDLPRGIDFLPATDDGSLGFHGTVVDCLVNYLENHPEAEHGNLELYSCGPNPMMRALHSWSRGQLPPAPLWVSMEQTMGCAVGACMGCVVKVHGEKPFARVCMEGPVFDSSLIDWEGVGHEYL; encoded by the coding sequence ATGCACCATCTCCACGCCACTGTCATTCATAACCGGCCGGCAGCCCGGGGCTATCTCAGCCTTCGATTCTCCTGGCCGGAGACCTCGCCAGTTCCGAAACCCGGACAGTTTCTCACCATCCGGGTATCCGATTCTCCGGTCCCCCTGCTGCGCAGACCCTTCGCATTTTCCGATACCGGAGATGGCTGGGCTGAAATTCTCTATGAGAAGCGGGGGACTGCCACAACCCTGCTGGGCGGCCTCCAGCAGGGCGACAGTCTGGACCTCCTCGGCCCCCTGGGAAACAGCTTCTCCCCACCCCGGGAACACCGTAGGCCCGTCCTGATCGGGGGAGGTATCGGTATGGGACCGGTACTCTATTGGTCTCGAATCCTGGCAGCCCAAGGGTACCGTCCCCTGCTCATCATCGGCGCCAGGGACAAGGGACTCATACCCGATCTGGATCTTCCCCGGGGGATTGATTTCCTGCCCGCCACCGACGACGGGAGCCTGGGATTCCATGGAACGGTGGTAGACTGCCTGGTGAATTACCTAGAGAATCATCCCGAGGCGGAGCATGGGAATCTGGAGTTATACAGCTGCGGTCCAAACCCCATGATGCGGGCCCTGCATTCCTGGAGCCGGGGTCAACTGCCACCGGCTCCCCTATGGGTTTCAATGGAGCAGACCATGGGCTGCGCGGTGGGAGCCTGTATGGGCTGCGTTGTGAAGGTCCACGGAGAAAAACCCTTCGCCCGGGTCTGTATGGAGGGCCCGGTCTTTGACAGCAGCCTTATCGATTGGGAAGGAGTAGGCCATGAGTACCTTTGA
- a CDS encoding dihydroorotate dehydrogenase gives MSTFDPRVRIGSLTMTNPVGVASGTFGYGSEYEQLIDLSSLGALYTKAVTLEPRPGNNIPRIVETPAGMLNSIGLANVGSRGFTREKYPYLRDLPCSVIVNLAGSYIEDYCQTLEYLEEHAPLAGYEVNLSCPNVKCGGMALGTDPAQVAEVTRELRKRTKKPLIIKLSPNVTDITSIAKAAEEAGADAVSCINTLVGMLIDTKHKRPLLSTGTGGLSGPAILPVGLAAVYRVSQAVSIPVIGLGGIMEADHAIQYLLAGASAIQVGTANFVDPSATARILEGITDYARREGLASIQDFHQFLGRKAQL, from the coding sequence ATGAGTACCTTTGACCCCCGGGTCCGTATCGGCTCCCTTACCATGACAAACCCCGTAGGTGTAGCCTCTGGCACCTTCGGGTACGGCAGTGAGTATGAACAGCTCATCGACCTCTCGAGCCTGGGAGCCCTCTACACCAAGGCCGTTACCCTGGAGCCCCGTCCGGGAAACAATATTCCCCGGATTGTTGAAACTCCGGCTGGTATGCTCAACAGCATCGGCCTAGCCAATGTGGGCAGCAGGGGGTTTACCCGGGAAAAGTACCCCTACCTGCGTGATCTTCCCTGTTCGGTAATCGTTAACCTTGCGGGCAGTTACATTGAGGATTACTGTCAGACCCTGGAATACCTGGAGGAACACGCCCCCTTGGCGGGTTACGAGGTGAACCTCTCCTGCCCCAATGTGAAATGCGGGGGAATGGCCCTGGGTACAGATCCGGCCCAGGTTGCCGAGGTAACCCGGGAGCTACGTAAGCGAACCAAAAAACCCCTGATAATCAAACTCAGTCCCAATGTCACCGATATTACCTCCATCGCCAAGGCCGCTGAAGAGGCCGGAGCGGACGCGGTGAGCTGTATTAATACCCTGGTGGGAATGCTCATCGACACCAAGCATAAACGCCCCCTGCTCTCGACTGGAACCGGAGGTCTCTCCGGCCCGGCCATTCTTCCCGTAGGACTGGCGGCGGTGTACCGGGTAAGCCAGGCTGTGTCGATTCCGGTAATCGGTCTGGGGGGCATTATGGAGGCCGACCATGCCATCCAGTACCTCCTGGCCGGGGCATCAGCAATTCAGGTGGGAACCGCAAACTTTGTCGACCCCTCAGCTACTGCCCGGATCCTGGAGGGCATTACCGACTACGCCCGCCGGG